In Streptomyces canus, one DNA window encodes the following:
- a CDS encoding dihydrofolate reductase family protein, whose translation MRTRTQPLTVDLFLSVDGWAGGASSPGYFGYPGPELEEWITAELALPQLVILGRRTYEALAGLPEEARDASSHRLAQLNTIVFSRTLEAASWPNTRVCRDDVVAEVDRLKRESRVPLRTMGSLTLARQLCGAGLVDRLRLMTFPLLLGASGREPFFAGIASADLALIGHRALDGRVLLLEYRPTGRDIPQA comes from the coding sequence ATGCGGACCCGGACACAGCCCCTGACCGTCGATCTGTTCCTCTCCGTGGACGGATGGGCCGGCGGGGCCAGCTCGCCCGGCTACTTCGGATACCCCGGCCCCGAACTCGAGGAGTGGATCACCGCCGAACTCGCCCTGCCGCAACTCGTGATCCTCGGCCGACGGACCTACGAGGCGCTCGCGGGCCTGCCCGAGGAGGCGCGGGACGCGTCGTCGCACCGGCTGGCCCAGCTGAACACGATCGTGTTCTCGAGAACTCTGGAGGCGGCCTCGTGGCCGAACACCCGCGTCTGCCGTGACGACGTCGTCGCCGAGGTCGACAGGCTCAAGCGCGAAAGTCGGGTACCGCTCCGCACCATGGGGAGCCTCACCCTGGCACGGCAGCTGTGCGGCGCCGGCCTCGTCGACCGCCTCAGGCTCATGACGTTCCCCCTGCTGCTGGGAGCCTCGGGCCGCGAGCCGTTCTTCGCGGGCATCGCGTCGGCCGACCTGGCCCTGATCGGCCACCGGGCCCTGGACGGGCGGGTTCTGCTGCTGGAGTACCGGCCGACCGGCAGGGACATTCCACAGGCCTGA
- the scpA gene encoding methylmalonyl-CoA mutase has product MGIPDFTGIELGTPTTAGGADEWRTAVKNATEGAEPVWETPEGIEVKPLYTGADLEGLDFLETYPGVAPYLRGPYPTMYVNQPWTIRQYAGFSTAEESNAFYRRNLAAGQKGLSVAFDLPTHRGYDSDHPRVTGDVGMAGVAIDSILDMRQLFDGIPLDKMSVSMTMNGAVLPVLALYIVAAEEQGVPPEKLAGTIQNDILKEFMVRNTYIYPPKPSMRIISDIFAYTSQRMPRYNSISISGYHIQEAGATADLELAYTLADGVEYLRAGREVGLDVDAFAPRLSFFWAIGMNFFMEIAKLRAARLLWAKLVRQFDPQNPKSLSLRTHSQTSGWSLTAQDVFNNVTRTCVEAMAATQGHTQSLHTNALDEALALPTDFSARIARNTQLLIQQESGTTRVIDPWGGSAYVEKLTYDLARKAWQHIQEVEAAGGMAKAIDAGIPKLRIEEAAARTQARIDSGRQPVIGVNKYRVETDEAIDVLKVDNSSVRTQQIEKLRRLRAERDETACRDALDALTRAADGDGNLLELAVHAARAKATVGEISDALEKVYGRHASQIRTISGVYRNEAGESPNVDRTRALVDAFDEAEGRRPRILVAKMGQDGHDRGQKVIATAFADLGFDVDVGPLFQTPGEVARQAVEADVHIVGVSSLAAGHLTLVPALREALAEEGREDIMIVVGGVIPPQDVPTLLEMGAAAVFPPGTVIPDAAYDLVERLSADLGHGQ; this is encoded by the coding sequence ATGGGAATCCCCGACTTCACCGGCATCGAGCTGGGGACCCCGACCACCGCCGGCGGCGCCGACGAGTGGCGTACGGCCGTCAAGAACGCCACCGAGGGCGCCGAGCCGGTCTGGGAGACGCCGGAGGGCATCGAGGTCAAGCCGCTCTACACCGGCGCCGACCTGGAGGGCCTGGACTTCCTGGAGACGTACCCGGGTGTGGCCCCGTATCTGCGCGGGCCGTATCCGACGATGTACGTCAACCAGCCCTGGACGATCCGCCAGTACGCGGGCTTCTCCACCGCCGAGGAGTCCAACGCCTTCTACCGACGCAACCTCGCGGCCGGCCAGAAGGGCCTGTCGGTCGCCTTCGACCTGCCCACGCACCGCGGTTACGACAGCGACCACCCGCGCGTGACCGGGGACGTCGGCATGGCGGGTGTCGCCATCGACTCGATCCTCGACATGCGGCAGCTCTTCGACGGCATCCCGCTGGACAAGATGTCCGTGTCGATGACGATGAACGGCGCCGTGCTGCCGGTGCTGGCGCTGTACATCGTCGCCGCCGAGGAACAGGGCGTACCGCCCGAGAAGTTGGCCGGGACCATCCAGAACGACATCCTCAAGGAGTTCATGGTCCGCAACACCTACATCTATCCGCCGAAGCCGTCGATGCGGATCATCTCCGACATCTTCGCCTACACCTCGCAGCGGATGCCCCGCTACAACTCGATCTCCATCTCCGGCTATCACATCCAGGAGGCGGGCGCGACGGCCGACCTGGAGCTGGCGTACACCCTCGCGGACGGCGTGGAGTACCTCCGGGCGGGCCGTGAAGTGGGCCTGGACGTGGACGCGTTCGCGCCCCGGCTGTCCTTCTTCTGGGCGATCGGCATGAACTTCTTCATGGAGATCGCCAAGCTGCGCGCGGCGCGCCTGCTGTGGGCCAAGCTGGTCCGGCAGTTCGACCCGCAGAACCCCAAGTCCCTTTCCCTGCGCACCCATTCACAGACCTCCGGCTGGTCGCTGACCGCGCAGGACGTGTTCAACAACGTGACGCGCACCTGTGTGGAGGCGATGGCGGCGACGCAGGGCCACACCCAGTCGCTGCACACCAACGCCCTCGACGAGGCACTGGCGCTGCCCACCGACTTCTCCGCGCGCATCGCCCGCAACACCCAGCTGCTGATCCAGCAGGAGTCCGGCACCACCCGGGTCATCGACCCGTGGGGCGGCAGCGCGTACGTGGAGAAGCTGACGTACGACCTCGCGCGCAAGGCCTGGCAGCACATCCAGGAGGTGGAGGCGGCGGGCGGCATGGCCAAGGCGATCGACGCCGGCATCCCCAAGCTGCGTATCGAGGAGGCCGCGGCCCGCACCCAGGCCCGTATCGACTCCGGGCGCCAGCCGGTGATCGGCGTCAACAAGTACCGGGTCGAGACCGACGAGGCGATCGACGTCCTCAAGGTCGACAACTCCTCCGTGCGGACCCAGCAGATCGAGAAGCTGCGGCGGCTGCGCGCCGAGCGGGACGAGACCGCGTGCCGGGACGCGCTGGACGCGCTGACCCGGGCCGCCGACGGCGACGGCAACCTGCTGGAGCTGGCCGTGCACGCGGCCCGCGCGAAGGCCACCGTCGGCGAGATCTCCGACGCCCTGGAAAAGGTGTACGGCCGGCACGCGAGCCAGATCCGTACGATCTCCGGCGTGTACCGCAACGAGGCAGGAGAGTCCCCGAACGTGGACCGCACCCGCGCGCTGGTGGACGCCTTCGACGAGGCCGAGGGCCGCCGCCCGCGCATCCTGGTCGCGAAGATGGGCCAGGACGGCCACGACCGCGGTCAGAAGGTGATCGCCACCGCCTTCGCCGACCTCGGCTTCGACGTCGACGTCGGCCCGCTGTTCCAGACCCCGGGCGAGGTGGCCCGGCAGGCCGTGGAGGCGGACGTGCACATCGTCGGCGTCTCGTCGCTGGCCGCGGGGCACCTCACCCTCGTACCGGCGCTGCGCGAGGCGCTCGCCGAGGAGGGCCGGGAGGACATCATGATCGTGGTGGGCGGGGTCATCCCGCCGCAGGACGTGCCGACCCTGCTGGAGATGGGCGCGGCGGCCGTGTTCCCGCCGGGGACGGTGATCCCGGACGCGGCGTACGACCTGGTGGAGCGTCTGTCGGCCGACCTCGGGCACGGGCAGTGA
- a CDS encoding ANTAR domain-containing protein codes for MPESAHSAQRLTTLDARPPCLATIEAVVAGERTDVTCRGEFDVGAQALQSELYAVLDRSATGVDLDLDAVGFCDCGGLNLLLDLRREALDQGKTVTVRAYSPAVGRLLDLTGARELFVTEDSGNPDAPTAERATVPEERSRDTDVDQELRLEVDQLRRAMRTRPTIDVARGIVMATFGLSAEDAWTVLVTASQNTNTKLHHLAQDLMGAIHGTQVPEELRQQMAVAVAKVRETPTTPSDDVAVREAGPESQSPQPRPAV; via the coding sequence ATGCCGGAATCTGCGCACTCGGCGCAGCGCCTCACCACGCTGGACGCGCGTCCGCCGTGTCTGGCCACGATCGAGGCCGTGGTGGCCGGGGAACGGACGGACGTCACCTGCCGCGGTGAGTTCGACGTCGGAGCCCAGGCGCTCCAGTCCGAGCTGTACGCCGTTCTGGACCGCTCGGCCACCGGCGTGGACCTGGATCTGGACGCAGTCGGGTTCTGCGACTGCGGCGGCCTCAACCTCCTGCTGGACCTGCGCCGGGAGGCCCTCGACCAGGGCAAGACGGTCACCGTCCGGGCGTACAGCCCGGCCGTCGGGCGCCTGCTCGACCTGACCGGTGCCCGCGAATTGTTCGTGACCGAGGACTCCGGAAACCCCGACGCCCCGACCGCCGAGCGCGCGACCGTCCCCGAGGAGCGGTCCCGGGACACGGACGTCGACCAGGAGCTGCGCCTGGAGGTCGACCAGCTGCGCCGGGCGATGCGGACCCGGCCGACCATCGACGTGGCCCGCGGGATCGTCATGGCCACCTTCGGGCTGAGTGCCGAGGACGCCTGGACGGTGCTCGTCACCGCCTCCCAGAACACCAACACCAAGCTGCACCACCTCGCGCAGGACCTGATGGGAGCCATCCACGGCACCCAGGTGCCGGAGGAACTGCGACAGCAGATGGCGGTGGCCGTCGCCAAGGTGCGGGAGACCCCGACGACCCCGTCCGACGACGTGGCGGTGCGGGAGGCGGGGCCGGAGTCTCAGAGTCCCCAGCCCCGACCGGCTGTGTGA
- a CDS encoding ABC transporter ATP-binding protein, whose product MHVREAALGEGRSCRAPKSGSPPHTRGPAGPRSGTPAGALARVRCRPRGRRDRVGTGVPVPVGRADRSDDVHTMDPRAAARVLAALPQESSAEFDFTVAEVVAMGRLPHRGRTAAADQEICADAMDRTGVRHLADRGFLALSGGERQRVLIARALAQQPRVLVLDEPTNHLDIAHQLDVLSLVRGSGLTVLAALHDLNLAAAHCDLLYVIAGGRIVVSGPPHDVLQPTLLAEVFGVRAHAVRHPETGALQLPFDLLP is encoded by the coding sequence CTGCATGTCCGGGAGGCGGCCCTTGGCGAAGGACGTTCCTGCCGTGCCCCGAAGTCCGGTTCCCCGCCGCATACCCGTGGTCCCGCCGGTCCTCGGTCTGGCACTCCTGCTGGTGCTCTCGCTCGGGTGCGGTGTCGCCCTCGGGGCCGCCGGGATCGGGTGGGCACAGGTGTTCCGGTTCCTGTGGGCCGGGCTGACCGGAGCGACGACGTGCACACCATGGACCCGCGCGCCGCCGCCCGGGTGCTGGCCGCGCTGCCGCAGGAGTCGTCCGCCGAGTTCGACTTCACCGTCGCCGAGGTGGTCGCCATGGGCCGGCTGCCGCACCGGGGCCGTACGGCCGCCGCGGACCAGGAGATCTGCGCCGACGCGATGGACCGGACCGGTGTACGGCACCTCGCCGACCGCGGCTTCCTCGCCCTGTCGGGCGGTGAGAGACAACGGGTGCTGATCGCCCGCGCGTTGGCCCAGCAGCCGCGTGTTCTGGTCCTCGACGAGCCGACCAACCACCTCGACATCGCCCACCAGTTGGACGTCCTGTCCCTGGTCCGCGGCAGCGGCCTCACCGTGCTGGCCGCCCTGCACGACCTCAACCTGGCCGCCGCGCACTGCGATCTCCTGTACGTCATCGCGGGCGGCCGGATCGTCGTCTCGGGACCACCGCACGACGTGCTCCAACCGACGCTGCTCGCGGAGGTGTTCGGGGTCCGCGCCCACGCCGTACGGCATCCGGAGACCGGCGCCCTCCAGCTCCCTTTCGACCTGCTCCCGTAA
- the meaB gene encoding methylmalonyl Co-A mutase-associated GTPase MeaB translates to MIGLDTYVKGVLDGKRAIVARAITLVESTHPRHRSQAQELLTELLPHSGRARRIGVSGVPGVGKSTFIDAFGTMLTSLGHRVAVLAVDPSSTRTGGSILGDKTRMERLAVDPAAFVRPSPSAGTLGGVAKATRESMVVMEAAGYDVILVETVGVGQSETAVADMVDSFLLLSLARTGDQLQGIKKGVLELADVIAVNKADGPHERDARSAARELAGALRLMHGKDAFWTPPVLSCSARESAGLDVVWERLEQHRTLLDSTGRLTAKRRDQQVGWAWAMVRDELLGRLHADPAVQSLAPGLEQQVREGRLTATLAAERILEAFGQDTERR, encoded by the coding sequence GTGATCGGTCTCGACACGTATGTGAAGGGCGTGCTCGACGGGAAGCGGGCGATCGTGGCCCGCGCCATCACCCTCGTCGAGTCCACGCACCCCCGACACCGGTCGCAGGCACAGGAGTTGCTCACCGAGCTGCTCCCGCACAGCGGCCGGGCCCGGCGGATCGGGGTCAGCGGGGTGCCGGGCGTGGGGAAGTCGACGTTCATCGACGCGTTCGGCACGATGCTCACCTCGCTGGGGCACCGGGTGGCGGTGCTCGCGGTGGACCCGTCCTCCACTCGCACGGGCGGCTCGATCCTGGGCGACAAGACCCGGATGGAGCGCCTGGCGGTCGACCCTGCCGCCTTCGTACGGCCCTCCCCCAGCGCGGGCACACTCGGCGGAGTGGCGAAGGCGACCCGGGAGTCGATGGTCGTGATGGAGGCCGCCGGCTACGACGTGATCCTGGTCGAGACCGTCGGCGTCGGCCAGTCGGAGACCGCGGTCGCCGACATGGTCGACTCCTTCCTGCTGCTGAGTCTGGCCCGCACCGGCGACCAGCTCCAGGGCATCAAGAAGGGCGTCCTGGAACTCGCCGACGTGATCGCGGTGAACAAGGCGGACGGCCCGCACGAGCGTGACGCCCGCTCGGCCGCACGTGAACTGGCGGGCGCACTGCGGCTCATGCACGGCAAGGACGCCTTCTGGACTCCCCCGGTACTGAGTTGCAGTGCCCGCGAGTCGGCCGGCCTGGACGTGGTGTGGGAACGGCTCGAGCAGCACCGGACGCTCCTCGACTCCACCGGGCGGCTCACCGCCAAGCGGCGCGACCAGCAGGTCGGCTGGGCCTGGGCGATGGTGCGGGACGAACTCCTCGGCCGCCTGCACGCCGACCCGGCCGTGCAGTCCCTCGCCCCGGGCCTCGAACAGCAGGTCCGGGAGGGCCGGTTGACGGCCACGCTGGCCGCCGAGCGGATCCTGGAGGCGTTCGGTCAGGACACCGAGCGCAGGTAG